The genomic segment GAGGTCAAGGGCCACTACGACCATGTGTCGTGGTACTACACCGAGCGGGTGGTCCAGGCCCTGATCGCCACCGCGAAGATGCTCAAACGGGCGCCGTTGAGCAGTGAGAAGCTGGTCGAGATCGCGGTCGCCCTGCTGGCCGAGGCGGAACACCTGTACGACGTCGAGCTGCTCAACGGGGCGGCGGAGGCCGGACCGACCATCCAACAGCAACTGCAGATCATGCAGGTGAATCTGACCAGAGCGCGGGAGGTCGTCCAGGAGCGTCCCGGCACCTCGGTCGCGCTGGCCCAGCGGGTACTGCGGCTGCTCGACGAGATGACGATGGCCCGCCGTGACGTCGGGGAGGCCACCTGAGATGCTCGTCTTCGCCTCCTCCGACAAGGGTGGTACCGGCCGATCGGTGACCAGCAGCAACGTGCTCTACCGCAGTGCGTTGCAGGGTCTCGACGTGGGTTACCTCGACTTCGACTTCGGCTCGCCGACCGCCGGCACGATCTTCGCCATCGATTCGGTCTCGCACGGCACCACCCGGGGCGGTCTGCACAGATACCTGGACGGCTCGCTGGCCGAGCCGCACCGGCTGGAGGTATGGGCCGAGTCGCTCCGGCCGAGCCTGCGGGACCGACCGCCCGGCGCGGGTCGCCTGGTGCTGCTGCCCGGCGACAGCGGCGGCGGCGAGTTCCCGCACAACCGGGAGATGGTCGAGCGGTGCGCCCGGCTCTTCCTCCGGATGGAGGAGGAGTTCGATGTCACCCTGGTGGATCTGAGCGCCGGCCGGTCCTACGCCACCCAGATGGCCCTGGAAGCGACCGCGCTGCCCCAGATGAAGTCGGTGAAATCGCGCTGGCTGATCTTCCACCGTTGGACGCGGCAGCACATCTACGCCGCTTCCAGTCTGGTCTACAGTCCCAACGGGATTCTCGACAGCGGCGTGCAGCGGGGCCACCAGCTGGACGATCTCCGCAACGCGCTGCGGTTCGTCCGGACCGCGTACGTCGACCCGGACTCGCCCGAGCTGGCCGGACTGCAACCGGCCCAGGTGGCGTGGTTGCGGGAGTGCAACCGCGACCTGCTCAACCTCGCCAGCGAGAGCCGGGTCGGCCGGACCGTGCTGCTGGGAACGGTCCCGCACGACCCGGTGCTGCAGTGGCAGGAGCAGTTGATCTCGGACAACGACGTGTACGCCCGGAAGATCGCCAATCTGGGCACCGTCGAGGCCTTCTCCGAACTGGCCAAACGCATCGCGGACGACTCGGCCTGGGAGACGCTGTGACCAAACAGGACGTGACCTTCGAGGAGTCCGCGGCGCGGCGGGGAGTGGAGTCCGTCCCGCTGTCGCACCTCTCGATCGAGCTCGGTCATCTCTACATCGAGGAGTTCGCCGGCGGGCCGGAGCAGCTGCGTCGGCACTTCGCCCGGGTGGCGCCCTGGGTTACCGCGGCCCGCCAGATGGCCGCGGATCGGCTCCCGGGTGGCCGGGTCCGGATCAGCA from the Solwaraspora sp. WMMD1047 genome contains:
- a CDS encoding SCO2523 family variant P-loop protein, giving the protein MLVFASSDKGGTGRSVTSSNVLYRSALQGLDVGYLDFDFGSPTAGTIFAIDSVSHGTTRGGLHRYLDGSLAEPHRLEVWAESLRPSLRDRPPGAGRLVLLPGDSGGGEFPHNREMVERCARLFLRMEEEFDVTLVDLSAGRSYATQMALEATALPQMKSVKSRWLIFHRWTRQHIYAASSLVYSPNGILDSGVQRGHQLDDLRNALRFVRTAYVDPDSPELAGLQPAQVAWLRECNRDLLNLASESRVGRTVLLGTVPHDPVLQWQEQLISDNDVYARKIANLGTVEAFSELAKRIADDSAWETL